The following are encoded in a window of Fretibacter rubidus genomic DNA:
- a CDS encoding protein-glutamate O-methyltransferase CheR: MSGALSLNPSYYQALKRLTLEMAGISLGDNHEFLIETRLSALARREGFETLPDMVDELFSVGQTRLAVHVVSSLLERDTHFFDDRDSLNYVIEHCLPKLHPLYKGGSIRILSFGCSSGQEPVSMAIEIDKVKDRFPSMGIEIVGVDYPSVALDRARAGRYTHFEVQRGLPIRDLITYFDKVGEDWVVKEDLRKRLSFEDFHLLSKPDDLGAFHIVLFRNRLSLYSAPAQVRVMRSLSEVTQANGYLVLGSEETLGQLNYGFDVVGDHTALYRKREAVVEVVEDPSIKKPSDKTHFEGAKRRLRRYSDDTLDDDNDAVASSA, translated from the coding sequence ATGAGCGGTGCGTTATCGCTTAACCCTAGCTATTATCAGGCTTTAAAACGTCTGACATTAGAGATGGCCGGTATTTCGCTGGGCGATAATCATGAATTTCTGATAGAAACGCGCTTGTCCGCGCTCGCTCGTCGCGAAGGGTTTGAAACGCTACCCGATATGGTGGATGAGTTGTTTTCAGTTGGGCAAACGCGGTTGGCTGTGCATGTGGTCTCGTCGCTTTTAGAGCGTGATACGCATTTCTTTGATGACCGCGATAGTCTCAATTACGTTATCGAGCACTGCCTGCCAAAGCTGCATCCGTTGTATAAAGGCGGCTCCATTCGTATTCTGTCCTTTGGTTGTTCATCAGGGCAAGAACCTGTGTCCATGGCGATTGAAATTGACAAGGTCAAAGACCGCTTCCCGTCTATGGGTATAGAAATTGTTGGGGTGGATTATCCGTCTGTCGCGCTCGACCGCGCCCGCGCTGGACGCTACACTCATTTTGAAGTGCAACGCGGCCTGCCCATTCGCGACCTGATTACGTATTTTGACAAAGTCGGCGAAGATTGGGTGGTTAAAGAAGACTTACGCAAGCGCCTCTCATTTGAGGATTTTCATCTGCTGTCTAAACCTGATGATTTGGGTGCATTTCATATCGTATTGTTTCGTAACCGCTTGTCCTTGTACAGCGCGCCCGCCCAAGTGCGCGTGATGCGGAGCCTGTCCGAAGTGACGCAAGCGAACGGCTATTTGGTACTGGGTAGTGAAGAAACACTGGGGCAGTTAAATTACGGTTTTGATGTTGTAGGCGATCACACGGCACTTTACCGTAAACGTGAAGCTGTCGTTGAAGTTGTGGAAGATCCGTCGATCAAAAAACCATCTGATAAAACCCATTTTGAAGGCGCGAAACGCCGCCTCCGCCGTTATTCGGATGATACGCTGGATGATGACAATGATGCAGTAGCGTCAAGTGCCTAA